The following are from one region of the Deltaproteobacteria bacterium HGW-Deltaproteobacteria-6 genome:
- a CDS encoding nitroreductase has translation MLKKMFLTLAVLFCFASTSLAAEFAAIKLPPPDMKGGKPLMQCLKDRKTDRSFSTKKLPVEVLSNLLWAAAGISRPDGRRTAPSAKNWQEVNVYVAMAEGLYLYNAKTHSLDPVLKADLRKETTHFLQPSRSDIEAAPLQLIYVADYSKMTIATSDENKLLYSGADSAFIAQNVYLYCASEGLATGIRALLDKTGLAKDMKLRSQQKVVFVQAVGYPE, from the coding sequence ATGCTGAAAAAAATGTTTCTAACCCTAGCCGTTTTATTTTGTTTCGCTTCCACATCCCTTGCCGCCGAGTTTGCGGCGATTAAGCTGCCGCCGCCGGATATGAAGGGCGGGAAGCCTTTGATGCAGTGTTTGAAAGATCGCAAGACGGACCGGTCTTTCAGCACGAAGAAACTGCCGGTGGAGGTGTTGTCTAATCTGCTGTGGGCTGCTGCCGGTATCAGCAGGCCGGACGGCAGGCGTACAGCGCCTTCGGCCAAAAACTGGCAGGAAGTTAATGTGTATGTCGCGATGGCGGAAGGCCTCTATCTTTATAATGCCAAAACCCATTCGCTCGATCCCGTCCTGAAGGCCGATCTGCGCAAGGAAACAACCCATTTCCTTCAGCCGTCACGAAGTGATATTGAAGCCGCGCCGCTTCAGCTGATTTATGTGGCGGACTACTCAAAGATGACGATTGCCACAAGCGACGAAAACAAGCTTCTGTATTCCGGCGCGGATTCCGCTTTCATCGCCCAGAATGTTTACCTGTATTGCGCGTCCGAAGGGCTGGCCACGGGGATTCGCGCTCTGCTGGATAAGACCGGGCTGGCTAAAGATATGAAACTGCGCAGCCAGCAAAAAGTCGTTTTCGTGCAGGCGGTTGGCTATCCTGAATAA
- a CDS encoding NADH-dependent alcohol dehydrogenase codes for MNNFTLYNPTKILFGKGRIKDVAGEIPKGAKVLITYGGGSIKRNGVLDEVKAALQGYELMEFGGIEPNPTYETLMKCVDVVRQNKIDFLLAVGGGSVIDGTKFIAGAALHEGDAWDIVKSYGMKMKRALPFGTVLTLPASGSEMNSGAVITNRALNAKLPFMHPALFPKFSVLDPEKTYSLPKGQIANGVVDTFVHVIEQYLTYPVNGKLQDRFAEGLLLTLIEDGPKALAEPENYDVRANLMWCATLGLNGLISAGVPQDWATHMVGHELTLLCELDHGKTLAVVLPAMLKIRAQDKKEKLLQYAERVWGITSGDDNARIDAAIEKTREFFESIQVPTRLCSYNLGADIIPTIIEQLKAHGMVKLGEKRDVTPELVEALLKECL; via the coding sequence ATGAACAATTTCACCTTGTATAACCCGACCAAAATTCTTTTTGGCAAGGGAAGGATTAAAGATGTCGCAGGCGAAATCCCGAAGGGCGCAAAAGTTCTCATCACCTATGGCGGGGGGAGTATCAAGCGCAACGGTGTGCTGGATGAAGTTAAAGCCGCATTGCAGGGCTATGAACTGATGGAATTTGGCGGCATCGAGCCCAACCCGACATATGAAACGTTGATGAAGTGTGTGGATGTCGTGCGTCAGAACAAAATTGATTTCCTGCTGGCTGTCGGCGGCGGTTCCGTGATTGACGGCACAAAATTTATTGCCGGTGCCGCCCTGCATGAGGGAGATGCCTGGGACATTGTTAAATCTTACGGCATGAAGATGAAGCGCGCCCTGCCGTTTGGAACGGTTTTAACGCTTCCGGCCAGTGGTTCGGAAATGAACAGCGGAGCCGTCATTACCAATCGCGCATTAAATGCCAAGCTCCCCTTTATGCATCCCGCATTGTTTCCCAAATTTTCCGTGCTTGATCCCGAGAAAACCTATTCACTGCCGAAAGGCCAGATTGCCAACGGCGTTGTGGATACATTTGTCCACGTCATCGAGCAATATCTGACTTACCCCGTAAACGGGAAATTGCAGGACCGGTTTGCCGAAGGATTGCTGCTGACGCTGATTGAGGATGGACCGAAAGCTCTGGCCGAACCGGAAAATTATGATGTGCGCGCCAATCTCATGTGGTGCGCTACGCTGGGCCTCAACGGGCTCATCAGCGCCGGCGTTCCTCAGGACTGGGCCACGCATATGGTCGGCCATGAACTGACGCTGCTTTGTGAGCTGGACCACGGCAAAACGCTGGCGGTCGTATTGCCGGCCATGCTGAAGATTCGTGCGCAGGATAAAAAGGAAAAACTCCTGCAGTATGCCGAACGCGTCTGGGGTATTACGAGCGGGGATGATAACGCGCGCATTGATGCCGCCATCGAAAAAACACGGGAATTTTTTGAAAGCATCCAGGTTCCCACCCGTCTTTGTTCCTACAATCTCGGCGCGGATATCATTCCGACTATTATCGAACAGTTGAAAGCGCACGGCATGGTCAAGCTGGGTGAGAAACGGGATGTGACGCCGGAACTGGTTGAAGCCCTGTTAAAGGAATGTTTGTAA
- a CDS encoding short-chain dehydrogenase, translating to MDKNSVVLISGCSSGIGLALAREFASRGCKVFATARRPAVIEDLKKEGMEIAALDVTDQKSIDACVAEVMAKAGRIDVLVNNAGYALVGPVVDLSIDDLRRQFETNVIGLVALTQAVAPHMIRQRSGLIVNMASVSGICATPFAGAYCGTKAAVNLLSDSLRIELAPFGISVVTVQPGAIKSRFGEVAEGSIRLNENSVYAPLSGYVKARATASQKDPTTAEEFSQKLIDKLFLKSIPKIIRLGKQSASLPIVAALPVNQFDNIMSKAFGLDKLKKK from the coding sequence ATGGATAAAAATTCAGTTGTTTTGATTTCCGGTTGTTCGTCAGGGATCGGGCTTGCGCTGGCCCGTGAGTTTGCTTCCCGCGGGTGCAAAGTGTTTGCCACGGCACGCAGGCCGGCGGTTATCGAAGACCTCAAAAAAGAAGGGATGGAAATAGCCGCGCTGGATGTGACGGATCAAAAGTCCATTGATGCCTGTGTGGCGGAAGTGATGGCCAAAGCGGGCAGGATTGACGTGCTGGTCAATAACGCGGGTTATGCGCTGGTCGGGCCGGTGGTTGATTTGTCCATCGATGATCTCCGCCGTCAATTTGAAACAAACGTCATCGGCCTGGTGGCACTCACCCAAGCAGTTGCGCCGCACATGATCAGGCAGCGTTCCGGTTTGATTGTCAACATGGCAAGCGTGTCAGGCATCTGCGCCACGCCGTTTGCCGGAGCTTACTGCGGCACCAAGGCCGCAGTCAACCTGCTTTCGGATTCGCTGCGCATTGAGCTGGCGCCTTTTGGCATTTCCGTGGTCACGGTTCAGCCCGGCGCGATCAAATCCAGATTTGGCGAAGTTGCCGAAGGGAGTATCAGGCTGAACGAAAATTCCGTTTATGCGCCGCTTTCGGGGTATGTCAAAGCGCGGGCGACGGCTTCACAAAAAGATCCGACAACAGCGGAAGAATTTTCACAGAAACTGATTGATAAACTGTTTCTGAAGTCCATTCCCAAAATTATCCGTCTGGGCAAGCAGTCCGCCAGTCTGCCGATTGTGGCGGCCCTGCCGGTAAATCAGTTTGACAACATCATGAGCAAAGCATTTGGATTGGATAAACTGAAAAAGAAATAA
- a CDS encoding lactoylglutathione lyase: MHFTFAHNNFNVLNLEKSLIFYKEALQLDEVRRLEAPDGSFILVFLGDRKTPHQLELTWMKDRREPYNLGDNEFHLAFKVDDFAAAHALHEKMGCICFENKAMGIYFINDPDDYWIEIIPQKK; this comes from the coding sequence ATGCACTTTACATTTGCTCACAATAACTTCAATGTGCTGAATCTGGAAAAAAGTCTGATCTTTTACAAAGAAGCCCTGCAACTGGATGAAGTGCGCCGCCTGGAAGCCCCGGACGGCAGCTTTATTCTGGTTTTCCTGGGCGACCGGAAAACGCCTCATCAGTTGGAGCTCACCTGGATGAAAGATCGACGGGAGCCTTACAATCTGGGCGATAATGAATTTCATCTGGCTTTCAAGGTGGATGACTTTGCCGCCGCGCATGCGCTGCATGAAAAAATGGGCTGTATCTGTTTTGAAAATAAAGCGATGGGTATTTACTTCATCAACGATCCGGATGATTACTGGATTGAAATAATTCCTCAAAAGAAGTAG